Genomic segment of Desulfurobacteriaceae bacterium:
AAAAAACTGTTTGTGGAAGGTTTGGTGAGTGTCCTAAGATTTTGCTTCTTAAGAAAGACAAAGACGGTTTTAAAGATCTCGCCGTTCTTAGAAATCCAGCAGCTAATATGAAGTTTGGAAGGTGTATAGAGCTTGTAGAATTTTTGCTTTCAAAAGGCGTTAACTGTGTAGCAGTTAATTCTTTACCATTGGGTAAAGGAGTAATATTCGCCCTTTCTAACTATGGAATTGGAATGAAACTTATTCCCCAAAGTGACCTTACGAGTTTCTTAAAAGAACTTAAAGATGATCCTCTCTGTGAACCTCCACTTGCCGTCTGGAACAGACACGCCTGCGATGTAAAAATAGGAGGAACAGGTGAAAGCTCACGAACTCATAGAGAGGGATAAAATAGCCTCTCACCTTAATGTGGCTGTTTTTGTTGATATGCAAAATATCTACTACGGTGCAAAGAACACTTTAAAGAAAAAGGTTGACTTTAAGAAACTTCTTGAAGTTGGAGTAAGAGGAAGAAAGCTTTATAGGGCTATAGCATATTTGGTTGACTTGGAAAAGGTAAACCAAGATAGCTTTATCTATGTCCTAAGAAACTTAGGTTATGAGGTAAAACTCAAAGAACCCAAAAAATTCTATAGTTGGGACAAAATAGAATACAAAGCAGACTGGGATATGGGCATAGCTATTGATGCTATTGCAATGGCTGAAAATGGCAAAATAGATGTGGTTGTCCTAATGAGTGGAGATGGTGATTTTGTGGACCTTATCAACTTTTTAAAAGCTAAAGGAATAAAGGTAGAAGTCATCTCATTTCGTTCTATCACTGCCAAAGAACTAATTTATGCTGCAAACGAGTACATAGATCTAGGAGAAATTGGTGACTACATTGCTTTAAAGGAGTTTGACGATGAAACTAGCGGTAATACCAGCAGGAGCATTTCTTGTTAACACGCTTTTAGTTTGGGATGAAGCTTCTAAGGAAGCCATGATTGTTGACCCAGGAGATAAAGTGGCTATAGAGGAAATAGAGGATCTAGTCTCCAAAGAGGACTTAAAAGTAAAGTT
This window contains:
- a CDS encoding NYN domain-containing protein: MKAHELIERDKIASHLNVAVFVDMQNIYYGAKNTLKKKVDFKKLLEVGVRGRKLYRAIAYLVDLEKVNQDSFIYVLRNLGYEVKLKEPKKFYSWDKIEYKADWDMGIAIDAIAMAENGKIDVVVLMSGDGDFVDLINFLKAKGIKVEVISFRSITAKELIYAANEYIDLGEIGDYIALKEFDDETSGNTSRSISC